A genomic region of Prionailurus viverrinus isolate Anna chromosome D4, UM_Priviv_1.0, whole genome shotgun sequence contains the following coding sequences:
- the LOC125150037 gene encoding olfactory receptor 13C4: MDKINKTFVKEFILLGLSGYPKLEIIFFSLILVMYLVILIGNGVLIIASIFDSRLHTPMYFFLGNLSFLDICYTSSSVPSTLVSLISKKRNISFSGCAVQMFFGFAMGSTECFLLGMMAFDRYVAICNPLRYPIIMSKVVYVLMASVSWLSGGINSIVQTSLAMQLPFCGNNIINHFLCEILAVLKLACADITLNYVTLAVSNMAFLVLPLIVIFFSYMFILYTILRMNSATGRRKAFSTCSAHLTVVIIFYGTIFFMYAKPKSQDHLRNDNLQATEGLISMFYGVVTPMLNPIIYSLRNKDVKAAVKYLLNWKTVNQ, from the coding sequence TTCTTCTAGGACTCTCTGGTTACCCAAAActtgagatcatttttttttctctaattctaGTAATGTATCTAGTGATTCTAATTGGCAATGGTGTTTTGATCATAGCAAGCATCTTTGATTCTCGTCttcacacccccatgtacttcttcctgggcAACCTGTCTTTCCTGGATATCTGCTATACATCCTCCTCTGTTCCCTCAACTTTGGTGAgcttaatttcaaagaaaaggaacatttccTTCTCTGGATGTGCAGTGCAGATGTTCTTTGGGTTTGCAATGGGGTCAACAGAGTGTTTCCTCCTTGGCATGATGGCTTTTGATCGCTATGTAGCCATCTGTAACCCTCTGAGATACCCCATCATCATGAGCAAGGTGGTGTATGTACTGATGGCTTCTGTGTCATGGCTCTCTGGTGGAATCAACTCAATTGTGCAAACGTCTCTTGCCATGCAGTTGCCTTTCTGTGGGAATAATATTATCAATCATTTCTTATGTGAGATATTAGCTGTCCTTAAGCTAGCTTGTGCTGATATAACCCTCAATTATGTTACCCTAGCAGTTTCAAATATGGCATTCCTGGTTCTTCCACTGatagtcatttttttctcctatatgtTCATCCTTTACACCATCTTGAGAATGAACTCAGCCACAGGGAGACGCAAAGCCTTTTCCACCTGTTCAGCACATCTGACTGTGGTGATCATATTTTATGGTACCATCTTCTTCATGTATGCCAAACCCAAGTCTCAAGACCACCTTCGGAATGACAATTTGCAAGCTACAGAGGGGCTTATTTCCATGTTTTATGGGGTAGTGACCCCCATGCTAAATCCTATAATCTATAGCTTgagaaataaagatgtaaaagCTGCTgtgaaatatttgctgaattggAAAACTGTTAACCAATAA